TTGAACATTTGGTTGAAAGTGGAAAGTTGTTGCATCAAGATAAAATTCGCCACAGCTACCCGCACTGCTGGAGAACTAAGACGCCTCTTATTTACCGTGCGACGCCGCAATGGTTTATTTCCATGACGCAAAATAACTTGCAGCCGCAAGCGATGGAAGAGATTAAAAAAGTAAAGTGGGTACCAGACTGGGGCCAGGCGCGAATTGAATCGATGGTCGAAAATCGTCCAGACTGGTGTATTTCACGCCAGAGAACTTGGGGCGTGCCGTTATGTTTATTCATCGATAAGAAGGATGGTCAGCCGCACCCTGATGCTGCTGAGTTAATGGAAAAAGTTGCTCTCTTGATTGAAGAGAAGGGAATTCAAGCTTGGTATGACTTAGATGCTTCTGACTTTGTCGACGCTGACAAGTATGAAAAAATTGATGATACTTTGGACGTTTGGTTTGATTCGGGCGTGACTCACTATTGCGTGCTGTCAGCACGAGACTATTTGCGTCAACCGGCTGACTTGTACCTTGAGGGCTCGGATCAACACCGTGGTTGGTTCCAATCATCGTTATTAACATCTGTGGGTATTCATGGTCATGCGCCTTATAGACACTGTTTAACTCATGGGTTTGTGGTTGATGGTAAAGGCGAAAAAATGTCGAAGTCGAAAGGCAACGTCATGGCGCCAAACGATGTGATCAACAAGCTAGGCGCAGACGTTCTGCGTTTGTGGGTATCATCTGCAGATTACCGTGGTGAAATGGCGGTTTCAGAAGAAATTTTGAAGCGCACGGGCGATACTTATCGACGTTTGCGTAATACCTCACGTTTCTTACTGGCAAACCTTGAAGGTTTCGAGCCGGCAACAGACTTGTTGGCTAAAGATGACTTGTTACCACTCGACCGCTGGGCTGTGGATGCTGCCTATCAGGCGCAAGAAGCGATAGTTGATGCGTACGATAACTACAACTTCTGGGTGGTGGCGCAGAAAATCCATCACTTCTGTTCTATTGATATGGGTAGCTTCTATCTCGATATCATTAAAGATCGTCAGTACACAGCAAAGCGTGGCTCTAACGCACAACGCTCTTGTCAGACGGCTCTGTATCATATCGTCGAAGCGCTGGTTCGTTGGATCGCGCCTATCTTGAGCTTTACGGCGAATGAAATTTGGCCGTTATTGCCGCAACCAGCGAATGGTGCGCGTGAGAAAACAGTCTTTGTTTCAGAATGGTATGACGGTTTGTTTCCAATGGAGAATGCCACCATTACTGCTGAAGATTGGGATAGAATCTCTAACGTCAAAGACGCGATTAATAAAGCGATTGAAGTTAAACGTAAAGATGGCGCTATTGGTGGCTCACTACAGGCTGAAGTAACCATTCATGCCGATGAGACGTTGTATTCTGTTTTGAGCAAGTTGGAAGATGAACTACGCTTTGTCTTTATTACTTCGCAGGCGAAATTGGTTAAAGATGATGGTGGGGAAGCTACCGATATCGAAGGTTTAAAGTTGACGATTACCGCTTCTGAAGCTGAAAAGTGCGAGCGTTGTTGGCATTACCGCGAGGATGTGGGTTCAAACGATGAGCATCCGACCATTTGTAATCGTTGTGTTGAGAACGTGGTGGGTGATGGCGAAACTCGTCATTACGCATAAGCGAGTACGTCATACCCGCGAAAGCGTGAATCTAGTCATTAGATGATGAAAGATCCCCGCTTTCGCGGGGATGACTGTAATAATAAAACAGATAGAGAATATATTTTGAAAAAAATAACAGAATCTGGACTGGTTTGGTTGTGGCTTACGATCATTTTGTTAGTACTCGACCAGGTGACCAAAATTTGGGCGAATACCAACTTAGCGCCTGTCTACGGAGGGCCTGTGATCGAGGTGATGCCTCACTTTGATTTGAACTTGGCCTATAACTATGGCGCCGCGTTTAGCTTTCTGGGCGATGCTGGAGGGTGGCAACGTTGGCTGTTTACGGCTATCGCTGCGGGTATTAGTGTCGCTCTTTTAGTTTGGATGTATAAAACACCGAAAAGCGATAAGTTGCCGAATATCGGTATGGCATTGATACTGAGCGGGGCTATTGGCAATTTGTATGATCGCTTGGCTTATGGTTATGTGATTGATTTTATTGATTGGTACGTGTCAAAAGACGGTTATCACTGGCCGACATTCAATATCGCAGACAGTGTTATTTTGATTGGTGTGGGGCTTTTAATTATCGATACCTTTAAAAACCCCGATGAGAAAAGTGGTAAGGCAGCCTCAAAAAAGGCCAGCAAAAAAGCTGCTTAATACTGACTTTTAAACGTTAAAAGGCTTGTATGACAACTGATACCAACTTAGCTATTGAGGCTAACTCTAAAGCATTAGTTCATTTTAATGTTTTGTTAAAAGATGGCTCCGCGGCGGATAGTACTCGCGTGAACGGTAAACCGGTGTGGTTTATCATGGGTGATGGTAGCTTGACGGAGGTTATTGAAACGTCATTGACTGGCTTGAAAGCTGGTGACGAAAAAAAATTAGAGATTCATGGTTCGGACTTTTTCGGGCCTGCGAATCCTGATGATGTGCACTTTATGGATATCAGTCAATTTTCTGCTGATGTAAAGCTGGAAGAAGGTTCGATTATCGCTTTCGAAGATATGATGGGTGGTACTGTGCCTGGTATGATTCGAGAAGTGAAAGGGCATTCTGTGAAGGTCGATTTTAACCACCCGTTGGCAGATCAGGATATAATCCTTGAAATTGAAATTGTCGAAGTGAGACAATAGGTCAAGTATATAAGGTGTCATTCCCGCGAAGGCGGGAATCCTAGTTGTTGATAGGGTATACAGATTCCCGCCTTCGCGGGAATGACGAATCTAGTAGGTAATCTCTTGGAAATAGTATTAGCAAACCCCCGTGGCTTCTGTGCCGGTGTTGATCGAGCGATTGAGATCGTGAATCGAGCCATTGAGCTGTTTGGGGCGCCGATTTATGTCAAACATGAAGTCGTTCATAACAAGTTTGTGGTTGATGGCCTGCGCGATAAAGGGGCGGTTTTCATTGAAGATTTAAATGATGTACCAAGAGATTCAACGCTGATATTTAGTGCTCATGGTGTGTCGCAGCAAGTTCGACGCGATGCTGAAGCGCGTAATTTAAAAGTCTTTGATGCCACGTGCCCACTGGTGACCAAGGTGCATATGGAGGTCGCGCGTCATAGCCGTCGCCATGAGGAATGTATTTTAATTGGACACAAAGGGCACCCTGAAGTTGAAGGGACAATGGGGCAGTATGATAACCCTGACTCTGGGATCTATTTAGTTGAAGATGAGCAAGATGTGCAAGAACTTGAGGTCAAGAATCCTGAGCAGCTTTTTTATGTCACCCAGACCACCTTGTCGGTGGATGATACGCAGCGCTTAGTGAAGGCCTTACAAGATAAATTCCCGAAAATTCAAGGCCCTAAGAAAGACGATATCTGTTACGCAACACAAAATCGCCAAGATGCGGTTAAACAATTAGCCGTGGATTGTGATTTGATTTTGGTGGTTGGTGCTCAAAACAGCTCGAACTCAAGTCGCCTTCAAGAATTATCCGAAAATGAAGGAACACGCTCTTTCCTTATCAATAATGCCACTGAGATTGATCCCAGCTGGTTGCAAGGTGTTAACAAGGTCGGCGTTACCGCCGGAGCGTCTGCACCAGAAGTGCTGGTTAAAGACGTCATTGCTTACCTAGAGTCCCAAGGCGGCACTAACACACAAGAGTCTGACGGCGTTGAAGAAAACATCGTTTTCGTCCTACCCAGTGAGTTACGACCAAGCTAAACTCTCCTTAAAACCCTTTATAATGAATTACTTAAGACCGATAAGTGACCGCTTATCGGTTTTTTTATACCGTTTGTCTAAACTCCCAAGCAATTTGAATTAAATCGTTATATAACGTAATGACTGATAATTTGGTTTCGGAGTCCAAATGGGAAAAAGTAAAAACTCAGGCTTTACTCTAATGGAGGTCTTAATCGCCATGGTGGTCATCGCGATAGGCCTTTTAGGGTACCTTTCTTTGCAACTTGCATCTATCAACTCAAACCAAGAGGGTATGGCAAGGTCGCAAGCGAACCTTATTGCACAAGATTTAGCGGCATCAATTCGTGCTAACAGAGCATACATTAATCAAGGTGATGGCACTGCTAATGTTGGCAATGTTTATGTCGATGGTGACTATAACAGCTGCTCAGCGTTACCAGCCACAGTATGTACGGGAGCTGCAGCAAACTGTACTGATGAAGAGCAAGCTCAGTTTGACGTGTACAAGGTATGCCAGTCTAAAGCTGGTTTTAATACTGCTACCGCTGATTCAGACTTATTGATTGATGGACAACTTTTTGTGACATGCGATGATCGCGCTGCTGATGGTGATAGTTGTTCTCCGGGATCGACCTTGAGTATTTTTACTTATTGGCAAACAGGGGCTTTACGAGACGATGTGGGGCAAGATGCTACGGTTATTCGTAATCAACGATGTGCTAACTTAGCAGACGACCCAGGTGTCAATTATGACTGTATTATTTTGGATATTATGCCATGAAGATATTATTAGCGAGTAAACAAAAAGCTTTTACACTTATTGAGTATATGGTCGCGATAACGATCGGCTTAATTTTATTGGCTGGATTGACTTACCTGTTTTTAGGGATGAAGCAGTCGACTACAACTCAATCAGCCATTTCATCACTTCAAGAAAACGGTCGCTTCGCATTGTATTTTTTGAGTGATGATATTCAAAATGCCGGCTGGGCAAACGTAGAAACCAGTGGTTATGGTGTATATACATCACCTGCATTTCAATTCGCTGGAGCAACAGCTAGTTCAGATGGTGGTAGCGTTGGCAGCAGCGACAGAATTACGGTGAGATATGTTGATGATACAGATTGTGTCGGCGGAGCTTCTACAGGGATCGTTGAGAATAGCTATTTCGTTGAAGATAACCAGTTGAAGTGTACCGGAAGCAGCGGTGGGACAGAGCCGTTGATTAGCAATATTGATGCAATGCACTTCTTATACGGTATTGATACTGATGGTAACAGTGCACCGAACAAGTTTGTTAAAGCGAGTGATGTGGCGGCGTCTGAGCAAGAGTCGATATCCGCTGTAAAGATTATTTTAGTATTGGCCTCAGATGGCAATGTCCATAGTACAGATAAAGAGCAAAAGTTTGAGGTTTTAAATGAAGGGACATTGACGATAACGGATCGTAAGGCTCGTAAAATTTTCACAACGACGGTTTCAGTGCCTAATAAACCGGCGTTTATTATTTCAAGTTAGTGAGGTTGGATAAGATGCAATTAAAGATACAAAAAAACCAAGGTGCTACTTTAGCGCTGGTCTTAGTGTTTTTGTTGATTTTGACAGTACTTGGTGTTGCGAGTATGTCCGACTCAATTATCCAGCAAAAATCTTCTACTAATATTTATTTAGAAAACGAGGCCTTTCATACCGCAGAAAGCGCTGTGAGTGCAGCGATTCACTGGGATGAGATTGAAGGTGAGGCACTGTACGGAACCGCAACAGCAGAAACCAAGGTTGGACAGGAATACTGTGTTGGTGATAACGGTACTTTAGCCGCTATTGACGATGGCGCGAGCTGTACAACGGCTTTTGAAGGTCATGCTAACGTTATCGCTTTCGCTAGAGTTGAGTATCTCGGTTGTGGTACTTGTCCCAACTTTGAGCTAGGGGTATCGCCAAGTATTGGCTGTAATGCCTGGAAAATAACCGGTGACAGCACGGTTGCAGAGCGCACCAATGTTGCGGTGCAAAGCTGGGTAACGAAAATTGGTGGCTGCTTTTCAGCTGGCAAAAGTTTAGATTTAACACTTTAAGGTGATTGTTATGAGAAATTTTTTCACACAAATGATGAAAGGGGTTCTATTAGGACTGTATCTAACAATCCCTTTAATGGCTGCTAATACCGCCAGAGCTGATGATACCGAAGTTTACTTTTTTGACGGCAGTAAAATTGATACAGGCCGTCCAAAAGTAATGTTGTTGCTGGAGTTTTCTTCTGCAATGAATGGTGGTGGACGCTTAGCAAAAATTCAACAAGCTTTGCTTCAGTTAGCTAATGATCCCGAAGTGAACTCTGAAGTAGACTTCGGTCTTGCTATTTTTGCAAAAAGCCGAAGTGGTTCGATTAAAGCTGAAGGAACTGTACACTACCCTATCGCAAAACTTAACTCAGCAACGGAGTTACCTAACTTTAGTACCGTAGTTACATTGTTAAGCTTGAAAGGTACCGTACCCGGTAGTACGCCGACGATCGAAGGCATGTCGGAAGCCTATCGCTACTTCTTAAATAGAACTCCTTACTACTGGAACTCCAGCTCAACACACCCCTCTGCTGTGAGCAACTCGCGATACGCCTTTTCTGACACATCAGGCTGTGCTGCAAAGGCGTTAGTAGTACTTGCTCACGGTCAAATCAATGGTAACGAGTGGAGAAATGCAACTCAATCCATTGTAGGGCGTTCAAGCACGGATACTGAGATGGTTTCATACATGAAAGGTACTCATGACGTTGATACTTATACCATTAGTCCTGGCTCATCCGGTAATAACAAACAAAATCTAGACAACTGGGCAAATGCCGGTGGCACTGAGAAAGCTTTTGATTGGAACGATGAGACTGACTGTAATGCGGTCGATGCAGAAGGTAATCCCGTTGGTTTGTGTGCCATTCTAAAGAAAGTCATTGAAGAAGTCTCAAGCCAAGGTACCAGTTTTGTTCAAGCGGGTGTGACTGTGAGTCAACAAAACCGTTTAAACCATGATAATCATTTATATTTTGCACAGTTTCAGGCTGATGATATTGCTCGCTGGCCTGGCAACTTGAAAAAATACAAAATTGATGGCGGTCAGTTAGTTGATGTTAATCAAAAACCAGCTGTTGATACTGATACTGGTTTGTTTTTGGAAGAGCGAGATGCGAATGGTTTTATTACAAACTCGACTAGCTTCTGGGCTCCTAAAGATGGGAATGGCAACTTAATTGCTGATGGCAACCAAGTAGAGCGCGGTGGGACACTGGAAGGTCTTGATGGATTTTTAAAGACAACGCCTCAGGAAGTTGATGGAACCATCTATCAAACGTTTGCTTCATACAGCCGTAACTTATATTTTGATTCTAGTGATGTGTTATCGCCAATTGCGACGAAAGCAACTGCCGCTGACTTTGATATGCCTGTGTCTACAGAAGAAGAGAAGCAAGCATTCGAGACCGTCTTTACTGAAACGTTAGGGTATAGCCTAAGAGATGTCACCGTAACCAGAGACGACGGCACCGAAGTTATTGTCGAGAATGTGGCAGAGCCAGCCCGTTTAATGGGCGATCCTTTGCATAGCGTACCTAAGGTTCTTCAATATAAAGTTGGTGATAGCACTAAGTCAGTAGGCTTTATGGGCACCAACCTAGGTTATTTACATGCTGTCGATTTAGATACCGGTGTTGAAAACTGGGGTTATGTTCCTAAAGAAATGTTGAAGAAAATGCAGGAGTTCTTGGATGACGTTAAAATTGGTGGTGATCCTACTCTTCATAACTATGGTTTGGATGGGGAAATCCACATCGCTCACGGAGATAGCAATGGCAATATATTAGTGGATGAAGGCGAGAAAGCCTTGCTTATTATCGGTATGCGCCGTGGTGGTAACCGTTACTATGTACTAGATATTAGTGATATTGGTAGTCCTAAATTCTTATTCAGAATACAGGGCGGAGGAATCGGAGACCTCAGTCAATTAGGCGATACCTGGTCACCTGTCACGGTAACAAACATCAACTTTGGTGAAGGTACCAAAACCGTTGCGATTTTTGGTGGCGGTTATGACAAAGATCAAGATGATGCAACGACATTTGTAAAAGATGATATTGGTAATGATGTCTTTATTTACGATATCGCCAACCAAAAGGTCTTGTGGAATCTACAAGGCTCTGCATTACAAACTGTAAAAGGCCAAATCAATAGTGTGCCTGGAGCAATTAGAGCCTTGTCACTTAAAACAAACATCGCTATCGCAGAGCACTTGTATGTAGCTGATACGGGGGGACAGATCTTCCGTTTTGATTTATATCCAACAGAGACTGGTATGGATGTTAAAGCTGGTCGAATTTTTAAAGCTCGTGGCAATAACTCGGAGTCTGAGAATCGCCGTTTCTTCTATGCACCTTCTGTTGCATTTATACCACAGCCTCAAGGCAAGTCATTCGTCGCTGTTGCTGTTGGGTCGGGGTATAGAGCCCATCCGTTGAATGCCAAAATTGATGATTACTTCTTTATGGTAAAAGACCAAGGGGTTCTTCAGTCTACGAAGACATTCAACGATGTAGCCTTTAACGGAACAAATCCAGATGCTGAGCAGCAACTATTAAACGTAACAGATACGGTTTCAAGTAATACTACTACGAGGAATGCTATTGTATCAGGCGAGAAAAGCGGATGGTTTATTGAGCTAAATGGTGAAATCAATACCACAGACGCAAATGGGAACACTGTCACAGATACTTACGCTGGTGAGAAAGTTATCTCAGAAGCCCGTATATTATTTGGTAAGGTAGTGTTTACAAGTTATGTTCCTACTGTTGATTTAACGAAACTGCAGTGTGCGCCAGTAATTGGTAGTGCGAAACTGTACGGTGTGGATGTGGTTGATGGTTCATCGTTCTTTGATGAAAATACCCGAGTGATCGATTTGATTAGTAGCGGTATACCTCCAGTCTTCCAGTTGCTTTACACAAGCGGCGGTAGTGCTGATACAACGACTGCTTCATTTATCGGTTTAGTAGGTAATGAGGTAATTCAGGATGACTTTACTAAAGCTTTGACCAAAGGATATGATGGTGTAATCAGGGTAAATTGGCGGAAAAAACCAGATGATGAATAGAAAAGTAAAAGCTTTTACTATAATCGAGCTGATGACAACGGTAGCAATTGTGGCTGTAATGGCTGCGATTGCTACTCCTTCGTTGAGGAACATGATCCTCAATAACCGTTTAGCGGCTTTCTCAAATGATATGATTAGCTCTGTATCAGCGGCGAGAAATGAAGCCATTTCGACAAGGCAGTCAGTGGCGGTTGAACCAAACGGCGGTGACTGGTCTGATGGTTGGTTGGTGTTTGTTGATAGCAATGCTAATGGTAGCTATGATAATGGTGAAGAAAAACTTAAGTCAGTAGACGCATATCCCGAGTCTTTATCAGTGAACTCTGCTCCTGGAAGTAACTTAACTTTCAACTCTAAAGGGACAATGGAGAACCTTGGAGGTTGGGGTACTTTGAAAATGTGTGACGATCGTGGTGCTGGACGCAGTATTAATGTAGCTGGTGCTGGAATAGTGTCTGTGACAAAAATCGATGTTGGCGGTTGTTAAATAAGCGGAGTTTAACTAAATGATGAAAAACAAAGCATTTACTCTAATGGAGTTGATGATTACGGTTGCAATAGTGGCGATCTTGGCAGCTATTGCAATTCCTAGCTACAGCCATTTCGTTGAGAAAGCTAAACGTAATGATGCGAAGCAAGCCCTGTTAGCAGCATCAGAAGCTGCAGAGCGCTTTAAAGCAGCAAACTTTTCTTATGCAGGCTTGGATGGAAACTTAGGTAGTGTCTTTAGTACTCAAGTACCTGTTGATGGCGGTGCAGCGTATTACAATTTGTCTATAGCTGCTGACGCAACAACTTACACGATTACTGCGACAGCAACCGGGAGTATGGCTGGTGACGGTAATTTGACGATTAATCAAGCGGGAGAAAAAACCTATAAGGGTGCCACTAAGTGGCCAGATTAACTCGCTGGATAACCAAAATTTTTAAAAGGGCTTAACGGCCCTTTTTTATTGGGATTGATACTTTGTATCAATCTGTATCAAAATTGTAAAAATATCGTATTTATATCTAAAATATCACGTTTTTAATACGCGCTTTTGTTAGAATACGTCACCTTTTATTTAGGGATTGCGCTAGTTATGAATAACGAATCAGGATTTTCACTGTTAGAAGCATTGATAACAGTGTTGGTCATTAGCATTGGCTTATTGGGGTATGCTGCATTACAAATGGGGGCTTTAAATAGCTCTGTA
The Kangiella marina DNA segment above includes these coding regions:
- the ileS gene encoding isoleucine--tRNA ligase codes for the protein MSDYKDTLNLPKTKFEMRGNLPNREPKMLAEWEKNDLYGEIRKARAGREQFILHDGPPYANGNIHIGHSVNKILKDIVVKSKTISGFDSPYVPGWDCHGLPIENVVEKKVGKAGQKVSHADFRQKCRDYAEKQVEGQMKDFVRLGVLGEWNNPYKTMNFSFEANIVRALSKLVKNGHMHKGEKPVYWSVVGGSSLAEAEVEYQDKTSFSIYVRYPLADVDGFEKAFDGASCSNTSVVIWTTTPWTLPSSQAVTVHADFRYVLVKTGDEQFVLAEDLYKQVMEEAEISDYEVIATTTGAKLENLQIHHPFYDKTLPVIIGDHVTTDAGTGLVHTAPDHGPDDFQVVKKYGIGLLNYVMANGVFSDDTPLFDGQHVYKVDQPIVEHLVESGKLLHQDKIRHSYPHCWRTKTPLIYRATPQWFISMTQNNLQPQAMEEIKKVKWVPDWGQARIESMVENRPDWCISRQRTWGVPLCLFIDKKDGQPHPDAAELMEKVALLIEEKGIQAWYDLDASDFVDADKYEKIDDTLDVWFDSGVTHYCVLSARDYLRQPADLYLEGSDQHRGWFQSSLLTSVGIHGHAPYRHCLTHGFVVDGKGEKMSKSKGNVMAPNDVINKLGADVLRLWVSSADYRGEMAVSEEILKRTGDTYRRLRNTSRFLLANLEGFEPATDLLAKDDLLPLDRWAVDAAYQAQEAIVDAYDNYNFWVVAQKIHHFCSIDMGSFYLDIIKDRQYTAKRGSNAQRSCQTALYHIVEALVRWIAPILSFTANEIWPLLPQPANGAREKTVFVSEWYDGLFPMENATITAEDWDRISNVKDAINKAIEVKRKDGAIGGSLQAEVTIHADETLYSVLSKLEDELRFVFITSQAKLVKDDGGEATDIEGLKLTITASEAEKCERCWHYREDVGSNDEHPTICNRCVENVVGDGETRHYA
- the lspA gene encoding signal peptidase II, translated to MLKKITESGLVWLWLTIILLVLDQVTKIWANTNLAPVYGGPVIEVMPHFDLNLAYNYGAAFSFLGDAGGWQRWLFTAIAAGISVALLVWMYKTPKSDKLPNIGMALILSGAIGNLYDRLAYGYVIDFIDWYVSKDGYHWPTFNIADSVILIGVGLLIIDTFKNPDEKSGKAASKKASKKAA
- the fkpB gene encoding FKBP-type peptidyl-prolyl cis-trans isomerase, which produces MTTDTNLAIEANSKALVHFNVLLKDGSAADSTRVNGKPVWFIMGDGSLTEVIETSLTGLKAGDEKKLEIHGSDFFGPANPDDVHFMDISQFSADVKLEEGSIIAFEDMMGGTVPGMIREVKGHSVKVDFNHPLADQDIILEIEIVEVRQ
- the ispH gene encoding 4-hydroxy-3-methylbut-2-enyl diphosphate reductase encodes the protein MEIVLANPRGFCAGVDRAIEIVNRAIELFGAPIYVKHEVVHNKFVVDGLRDKGAVFIEDLNDVPRDSTLIFSAHGVSQQVRRDAEARNLKVFDATCPLVTKVHMEVARHSRRHEECILIGHKGHPEVEGTMGQYDNPDSGIYLVEDEQDVQELEVKNPEQLFYVTQTTLSVDDTQRLVKALQDKFPKIQGPKKDDICYATQNRQDAVKQLAVDCDLILVVGAQNSSNSSRLQELSENEGTRSFLINNATEIDPSWLQGVNKVGVTAGASAPEVLVKDVIAYLESQGGTNTQESDGVEENIVFVLPSELRPS
- the pilV gene encoding type IV pilus modification protein PilV, which gives rise to MGKSKNSGFTLMEVLIAMVVIAIGLLGYLSLQLASINSNQEGMARSQANLIAQDLAASIRANRAYINQGDGTANVGNVYVDGDYNSCSALPATVCTGAAANCTDEEQAQFDVYKVCQSKAGFNTATADSDLLIDGQLFVTCDDRAADGDSCSPGSTLSIFTYWQTGALRDDVGQDATVIRNQRCANLADDPGVNYDCIILDIMP
- a CDS encoding PilW family protein, with the translated sequence MKILLASKQKAFTLIEYMVAITIGLILLAGLTYLFLGMKQSTTTQSAISSLQENGRFALYFLSDDIQNAGWANVETSGYGVYTSPAFQFAGATASSDGGSVGSSDRITVRYVDDTDCVGGASTGIVENSYFVEDNQLKCTGSSGGTEPLISNIDAMHFLYGIDTDGNSAPNKFVKASDVAASEQESISAVKIILVLASDGNVHSTDKEQKFEVLNEGTLTITDRKARKIFTTTVSVPNKPAFIISS
- a CDS encoding pilus assembly PilX family protein — translated: MQLKIQKNQGATLALVLVFLLILTVLGVASMSDSIIQQKSSTNIYLENEAFHTAESAVSAAIHWDEIEGEALYGTATAETKVGQEYCVGDNGTLAAIDDGASCTTAFEGHANVIAFARVEYLGCGTCPNFELGVSPSIGCNAWKITGDSTVAERTNVAVQSWVTKIGGCFSAGKSLDLTL
- a CDS encoding GspH/FimT family protein, translated to MMNRKVKAFTIIELMTTVAIVAVMAAIATPSLRNMILNNRLAAFSNDMISSVSAARNEAISTRQSVAVEPNGGDWSDGWLVFVDSNANGSYDNGEEKLKSVDAYPESLSVNSAPGSNLTFNSKGTMENLGGWGTLKMCDDRGAGRSINVAGAGIVSVTKIDVGGC
- a CDS encoding type IV pilin protein, yielding MMKNKAFTLMELMITVAIVAILAAIAIPSYSHFVEKAKRNDAKQALLAASEAAERFKAANFSYAGLDGNLGSVFSTQVPVDGGAAYYNLSIAADATTYTITATATGSMAGDGNLTINQAGEKTYKGATKWPD